Proteins found in one Oceanispirochaeta sp. genomic segment:
- a CDS encoding NTP transferase domain-containing protein, giving the protein MKTIILSAGKGERLLPLTKERPKILVELGDGTTLLSRQCKSLLERKNLGDIVIGGGHCAGRIDEFREESPYQERMSVVYNPFYGISGPLVTLWVVLNKVSDSDFMFMNGDTIFGSQVYDTIQTIIDGDREGIFLLCSRHEDKGDDDVKVLVNDNGSIKKAGKQIEGADHVSAGITLVKGASVSKLFRQILEEVARTKDFLKYNKTWHSFLNDLIDRDVTVHSVEVEKKEWVEIDIHYELTALQDLIRNKVIHTNF; this is encoded by the coding sequence ATGAAAACGATAATACTTTCTGCTGGCAAGGGTGAGCGTCTGCTTCCTTTAACCAAAGAAAGACCGAAAATACTTGTTGAACTGGGAGATGGAACAACTCTGCTTTCACGGCAGTGTAAGAGTCTACTTGAACGGAAGAATCTGGGTGATATCGTTATTGGAGGCGGGCATTGCGCCGGCAGAATTGATGAATTCAGAGAAGAGTCTCCCTATCAGGAAAGAATGTCTGTTGTTTATAATCCTTTTTACGGAATTTCCGGCCCTCTGGTAACACTTTGGGTTGTTTTAAATAAAGTATCTGACAGTGATTTTATGTTTATGAATGGTGATACAATTTTTGGTTCTCAAGTGTATGACACCATTCAGACTATTATTGATGGAGACCGGGAGGGGATTTTCCTGCTCTGTTCCCGGCATGAAGATAAGGGCGACGATGATGTTAAAGTTCTGGTGAATGATAATGGCAGCATAAAAAAAGCCGGCAAACAGATTGAAGGTGCTGATCATGTCTCTGCCGGGATTACCCTCGTAAAGGGTGCCTCTGTATCAAAGCTCTTCCGTCAAATTCTGGAAGAGGTTGCCCGCACTAAGGATTTCCTGAAGTATAATAAAACCTGGCACAGTTTTTTAAATGATCTGATTGACCGTGATGTTACAGTGCATTCTGTTGAGGTAGAGAAAAAAGAATGGGTTGAAATTGATATCCATTATGAACTGACAGCCCTGCAGGATTTAATCAGAAACAAAGTCATCCATACCAATTTCTGA
- a CDS encoding LicD family protein, which yields MNIKFMKEIWQEAKQIDRQVSFLHKLISVYLNKTQKPLEGKILKKTLKLTDRVVDFLDKYGVDYWLESGTLLGVVREGRLLPWDHDVDITIRIEDLPRIINKLKSFHFKYGYRVEIVVNRADATPLKKGDVRLIKIQSRRLFVLPGWAQLDMFVKIKHDDKMYWSIRNRALKSAPAHFTDNLAVIEFNSRTYKVPKDSRGYLAYRFGVDWETPKKDYDNIRDDKSVEQLLDPLY from the coding sequence ATGAATATCAAATTTATGAAAGAGATATGGCAGGAAGCCAAACAAATTGACAGACAAGTTTCATTTCTGCATAAGCTGATATCAGTTTATTTAAACAAAACTCAGAAACCCCTTGAAGGGAAAATCTTGAAAAAAACTCTGAAGCTCACAGACAGAGTCGTTGATTTCCTGGATAAATACGGAGTTGATTACTGGCTTGAAAGCGGCACTTTGCTGGGAGTGGTCAGGGAAGGACGTCTATTACCCTGGGATCATGATGTGGATATCACAATCCGAATAGAAGATCTGCCCAGAATAATCAATAAACTAAAATCATTTCATTTCAAGTACGGTTACAGGGTGGAAATTGTTGTCAACAGAGCTGATGCAACTCCTTTGAAAAAAGGTGATGTAAGGTTGATAAAAATTCAGAGCCGGCGTCTGTTTGTCTTACCGGGTTGGGCCCAGCTTGATATGTTTGTAAAAATCAAACATGACGATAAGATGTACTGGTCTATAAGAAACAGAGCCCTTAAATCAGCTCCTGCACATTTCACCGATAATCTGGCCGTTATTGAATTCAACAGCAGAACCTACAAAGTCCCCAAAGACTCCAGGGGATACCTTGCCTACCGTTTCGGAGTTGATTGGGAAACCCCTAAGAAAGATTATGATAATATCCGGGACGATAAATCCGTAGAACAACTGCTTGATCCCCTATATTAA
- a CDS encoding acylneuraminate cytidylyltransferase family protein: protein MIAQTKILALIPARSGSKSIKDKNIMSIGGKPMLAHSIDHALASQLINRVILSTDSEYYAEIAKEYGAEIPFLRPLELAADDSTDLDVFLHALNFLQNSEGYLPEICVHLRPTCPIRNPEVIDEMIGILLKNPEIDCVRTVSEAPETPYKMWSVGTNGKMKPIIECDIPDAYNMPRQKLPKVYIQNASIDVIRTKTILEKKSMTGDSIHGYIMDSFFDIDTYEQFEQSVKAIQSHNTKMTGKSFCFDIDGVIATLSPGNDYSKAKPIEDTIALVNYLYEQGSTIYLHTARGSLTGIDWRSVTEEQMRDWSVSYHKLVMGKPGADYYIDDRLISLSELKELTKGEI, encoded by the coding sequence ATGATTGCCCAAACAAAGATTTTGGCCCTGATTCCTGCCAGAAGCGGGTCAAAGAGCATAAAGGATAAAAATATCATGAGCATCGGTGGAAAACCGATGTTGGCCCACTCGATTGATCATGCCCTGGCATCCCAATTGATTAACAGGGTTATTTTAAGTACAGACAGCGAATACTATGCAGAAATAGCCAAAGAGTACGGTGCTGAGATTCCATTTCTTCGTCCGTTGGAACTTGCCGCAGATGATTCAACAGATCTTGATGTTTTTCTGCATGCCCTGAATTTTCTACAGAATTCAGAAGGGTATCTTCCGGAGATCTGCGTCCATCTGAGACCAACCTGCCCGATACGGAATCCGGAAGTTATTGATGAAATGATTGGCATTTTATTAAAAAACCCTGAAATTGATTGTGTCCGCACTGTCAGTGAAGCCCCGGAAACCCCCTACAAAATGTGGTCTGTTGGAACAAATGGCAAAATGAAACCTATCATTGAATGCGATATTCCTGATGCCTACAACATGCCTCGTCAGAAATTGCCCAAAGTGTATATCCAGAATGCGTCCATTGATGTTATCAGGACAAAGACTATTCTGGAAAAAAAATCTATGACGGGAGACTCCATCCACGGCTATATAATGGACTCCTTCTTCGATATTGATACCTATGAGCAATTTGAACAGTCAGTTAAAGCTATTCAATCCCATAATACAAAAATGACAGGGAAGTCCTTCTGTTTTGATATTGACGGAGTCATCGCCACTCTCTCTCCGGGGAATGATTATTCAAAGGCAAAACCGATAGAGGATACTATTGCCTTGGTCAATTATCTCTATGAACAGGGGAGCACTATTTATCTCCATACGGCCCGGGGGTCTCTTACCGGAATTGATTGGCGGAGTGTGACCGAAGAACAAATGAGAGACTGGAGTGTGTCTTATCACAAGCTGGTTATGGGAAAACCTGGTGCAGATTACTATATTGATGACCGTTTGATATCTCTTTCAGAATTAAAAGAACTCACAAAAGGAGAAATATAA
- a CDS encoding N-acetylneuraminate synthase family protein yields MKTSIFDDLFIFEMANNHQGDMTHGFKIIDEMAKIRDKFNLNAAVKFQYRDLSSFIHKDFINRTDVNHVPRLMSTRLSDEQFEQLLKRVKERGLKSMSTPFDEISVDRCVTQGMDYVKVASCSADDWPLLEKVSQSGKPVIISTGGLQITDIDSLVSFFRHKHTDFALMHCVALYPSPNESLNMDFLDRLIHRYPEVPVGFSGHEDPENTDPVKIAVSKKAVILERHVGVPTDSIKLNGYSMNPQQVEKWISAALDAKAICGDSEKHISEDEKNSLLSLKRGVYASKNIKKGEPLSLGDVYFAMPCQKGQTTSGELGQYRANLTASKNYEKDEPVYEHQIQNDTVGFIRSIVHEAQGMLYEAGIRIPENCTVEISHHKGLQMFRETGAILINIVNREYCKKLMILFPGQKHPVHLHKKKEETFHLLWGDLQVVIEGTAHDMTAGEILLVERNADHSFSSRNGAIFEEISTSHLKNDSYYTNESITRMDLMERKTILENW; encoded by the coding sequence ATGAAGACTAGTATTTTTGATGATCTATTCATTTTCGAAATGGCAAATAACCACCAGGGGGATATGACCCATGGCTTTAAAATTATTGATGAAATGGCCAAAATCAGAGATAAATTCAACCTGAATGCAGCTGTAAAATTTCAATACAGAGATTTGTCTTCCTTTATTCATAAGGATTTTATAAACAGGACAGATGTAAATCATGTTCCCCGGTTGATGAGTACCCGACTTTCGGACGAGCAATTTGAGCAGCTTCTCAAAAGAGTAAAAGAACGCGGATTAAAATCAATGTCTACACCTTTTGATGAAATATCCGTTGACCGTTGTGTCACCCAGGGAATGGATTATGTAAAGGTTGCCAGCTGCAGTGCTGATGACTGGCCTTTACTGGAAAAGGTTTCCCAGTCGGGAAAACCTGTTATTATCTCAACCGGAGGTCTTCAGATTACTGATATTGACTCTCTGGTAAGCTTTTTCCGGCATAAGCACACAGATTTTGCATTGATGCATTGTGTCGCTCTTTATCCCTCCCCGAATGAGTCTCTGAACATGGATTTTCTTGACCGTCTTATCCACCGCTATCCTGAAGTTCCTGTCGGGTTCTCAGGACATGAAGATCCGGAAAATACTGATCCGGTAAAAATAGCTGTCAGTAAAAAGGCGGTCATTTTGGAAAGACATGTTGGAGTGCCCACTGATTCCATTAAGCTTAACGGTTATTCCATGAATCCCCAGCAGGTGGAAAAATGGATTAGCGCTGCATTAGATGCCAAAGCTATTTGCGGAGACAGTGAGAAACACATATCAGAGGATGAAAAGAACTCCCTCTTATCACTGAAAAGAGGCGTCTATGCCTCCAAAAACATAAAGAAAGGCGAACCTTTATCATTGGGTGATGTCTATTTTGCCATGCCCTGCCAGAAAGGCCAAACAACAAGCGGAGAACTGGGACAGTACAGAGCCAATCTGACTGCATCAAAAAATTACGAGAAAGATGAGCCTGTTTATGAACATCAGATTCAGAATGATACAGTAGGATTCATAAGATCAATTGTACATGAAGCACAGGGAATGCTTTATGAAGCCGGAATCAGGATTCCCGAGAACTGCACAGTTGAAATTTCCCATCATAAGGGATTGCAAATGTTCCGTGAAACCGGAGCCATCCTGATTAACATCGTCAACCGTGAATACTGCAAAAAACTCATGATCCTCTTCCCCGGTCAGAAACACCCTGTGCATCTTCATAAGAAAAAAGAAGAGACTTTTCACCTTCTGTGGGGAGATCTTCAGGTTGTTATCGAGGGAACAGCCCATGACATGACAGCCGGGGAAATTCTCCTTGTCGAACGTAATGCAGATCACAGTTTTTCAAGCAGAAATGGAGCCATCTTTGAAGAGATTTCAACATCTCACTTAAAGAATGACTCCTACTATACAAACGAATCCATCACTCGAATGGATTTAATGGAAAGAAAAACCATACTTGAAAACTGGTAA
- the tagD gene encoding glycerol-3-phosphate cytidylyltransferase, translating into MKRVLTYGTYDLLHWGHVHLLKRARELGDYLIVGLSDDHFNKVKHKESYNPYEARKLVLESIRFVDLVIPETCWEQKKDDVIKYNVDVFVIGDDWQGEFDFLKDYCEVIYLQRTDGISTSQIKNDLKI; encoded by the coding sequence ATGAAAAGGGTTTTAACATACGGCACATATGATTTACTGCATTGGGGACACGTTCATCTCTTAAAGAGAGCCAGAGAGCTGGGAGATTATCTGATCGTAGGCCTTTCTGATGATCACTTTAATAAAGTAAAACATAAAGAATCCTACAATCCCTATGAAGCAAGAAAACTGGTACTGGAATCAATCAGATTTGTAGATCTTGTCATTCCGGAAACCTGCTGGGAACAGAAAAAAGATGACGTCATCAAGTATAATGTTGATGTCTTTGTTATCGGGGATGACTGGCAAGGGGAATTTGATTTTCTAAAAGATTACTGTGAAGTTATATATTTGCAGAGGACCGACGGCATTTCAACCTCGCAGATAAAAAATGACCTTAAAATATAA
- a CDS encoding flippase has translation MKNRSVKVNAFFNTFKEFLDLAVPLITFPYITRVLLPDNLGKVQFATSIVAMFAYFASLGIPLYGVRKIAAVKNDINARSRIFFSILVIESVLTVLVYIAFFISIFAVDKFNKEIALYLILGMRIGLKIFGFEWFFKGMEEYRFMATRNMISKIIGVFLIFWLIKGPEDYMLYGLISIITDFFSKFLNFINLKKMVGKVSRDELDIKEHISGYVSFFLVFISAKIYADIDKVMLGFISTNASVSYYVTANKLINIIKAMFIAASSVLIPRFSYLIAQGQSHKFKPLAQKAFSIIFFLPIPAMAGLYLLADEVVLMFGGPKYLPAVLTMKILLPILFLLPLKSFVGKQILITFGQHKIVLMSVTMATVLNIILNSFLISRYSQNGAAVATLVSEVIIITLEILVGYKYFKDLELNVPRNFIYIVATFFMTACVFFSKRYLTAGFAPMSQILASSLIGAVSYFLFLLLFRENLFLPMIFKMITGKKGGKKDD, from the coding sequence ATGAAAAACAGATCAGTTAAAGTAAACGCTTTTTTTAATACTTTTAAAGAATTTCTCGATTTAGCGGTGCCTTTGATTACTTTTCCTTATATTACACGGGTTCTGCTCCCTGATAATCTTGGAAAAGTCCAATTTGCGACATCGATTGTGGCTATGTTTGCCTATTTTGCAAGTTTGGGAATACCTCTTTATGGTGTACGGAAAATAGCTGCTGTAAAAAATGATATTAATGCAAGAAGCAGGATCTTTTTCTCGATACTGGTAATTGAAAGTGTTCTAACTGTTCTTGTTTATATCGCTTTTTTCATCTCTATTTTTGCAGTTGACAAATTTAACAAAGAGATCGCTCTCTATTTGATTCTGGGTATGAGAATCGGATTGAAAATTTTTGGTTTTGAATGGTTTTTCAAAGGCATGGAAGAGTACCGTTTCATGGCTACGAGAAATATGATTTCCAAAATCATAGGGGTTTTTCTGATTTTCTGGCTTATAAAAGGGCCTGAAGATTATATGTTGTATGGTTTGATCTCCATTATCACGGATTTTTTCTCAAAGTTTCTGAATTTTATCAACCTTAAAAAAATGGTAGGAAAGGTATCAAGGGATGAACTGGATATTAAGGAGCATATATCCGGTTATGTGTCGTTTTTCCTGGTATTTATTTCAGCTAAAATCTATGCGGATATTGATAAGGTCATGCTTGGTTTTATCAGTACAAATGCTTCTGTCAGTTATTATGTCACTGCTAATAAGTTGATTAATATAATCAAGGCGATGTTCATAGCTGCTTCATCCGTCCTTATACCCAGGTTCTCCTATCTGATCGCCCAGGGACAGTCTCATAAATTTAAGCCTCTTGCCCAGAAGGCTTTTTCTATCATTTTCTTTCTTCCCATACCAGCCATGGCGGGATTGTATCTTTTGGCAGATGAGGTCGTTCTGATGTTTGGTGGTCCCAAATATCTTCCCGCAGTATTGACGATGAAAATACTGCTTCCCATTCTGTTTTTACTGCCTTTAAAGAGTTTTGTTGGAAAACAGATACTGATTACCTTTGGTCAGCATAAGATTGTCCTCATGTCAGTTACCATGGCGACAGTTCTGAACATCATTCTAAATTCTTTCCTAATTTCCCGGTATTCACAGAATGGGGCGGCTGTGGCTACACTGGTTTCGGAAGTCATTATTATCACACTGGAAATTTTGGTCGGATACAAATACTTTAAGGACCTGGAGCTGAATGTTCCCCGTAATTTCATTTATATTGTTGCGACCTTTTTTATGACAGCTTGTGTCTTTTTTTCAAAAAGATACTTAACAGCCGGTTTTGCCCCGATGAGTCAGATTCTGGCTAGTTCATTGATAGGGGCTGTAAGCTATTTCCTTTTTCTCCTGTTATTCAGGGAGAACCTCTTCCTACCCATGATTTTTAAAATGATTACAGGGAAGAAAGGCGGGAAAAAGGACGATTGA